The following nucleotide sequence is from Micromonospora sp. WMMD1120.
ACGCCCAGGGTCGCGAACTCGCCGAACGCGCCTACGGCCTGGCGGTGGAGCAGGGTTCGCCCGGCGCGCTGATCTTCGCGGAGATGAGCCTCGGGCTGGCCGCCCGCCGCGACGGCAAGCTCGACCTGGCCGTCACCCACCTCACCCACCTCGCCGACCTGGGCCGAGGAGAAAGCAGACCCGCGCTCTACCTGCCGATGATCCTCGTGGAGCTGGGCTACGCCGTCGAGCTGGGCGGTGACCCGGACGCCGCACTGGCCCTGCACATCGAGGCGTTCGACACCGCCGAGGCGATCGCCACGACGCGCGACGCTGTCGGCCCCCTGGAGGGCATGGCGGCGGCGGTGCGCTCCCCCGAGGTCGCCGCCCGCCTCCTGGGCGCCGCGGCCGCCGCCCGGCTCGCCGCGCGGTCCCCCGCCGCCCCGGCCGAACGCGACGACATCGACCGGGTGACCGCACGACTGCGGGCCGAGCTCGGGCAGGAACGCCTCGACGCGCTGGTCGCCGAGGGCGCGACGCTGAGCCCGGGCGAGGCCCGGGCCCAGCTCTGACCGGCTCAGGCGACGGGCTTCGGCCGGTACGAGGCGACGATCACGCCGCTCTTGTGCACCCGGGTGTCGACCAGGTCGAACGCGGCCGTGAAGTCGGTCAGCGGCGCGGTCACGCTGGCGGCGCCCTCCAGGACGGGGTGGATCCAGAAGCGAACCTCGTCCACCAGTCCGGCCCGGATGAGCTGGGCGGTGACCGAGCCGAAGCCGTACTGGATGATGTTTTTGCCCTCCTGGGCCTTGAGCGCGGTGACCGCCTCGACCAGGTCGCCCTGGAGCACCTCGGTGTTCTTCCAGGTGGGGTTGGTCAGGGTGGTCGAGGCGACGTACTTCTTGACGTTGTTGAAGTAGGCCGCGCCGGTGTTGGGGTCGCTCTCGTCCTGCTGCGGCCAGGCGAGGGACATGCCGTCGTAGGTGGCCCGGCCCATCAGCATCGCGTCCGCCGCGTCGGTCTGCTCGCCGGCCAGGGCCATGGCCTCCGCGTCGAAGTACGGCGCCGTCCACATGGGGTTCTCGATGACGCCGTCGAGGGTGATGTAGGTCGAGTTGACGAGCTTGCGCATCGGAATCTCCTGGGTGTTTGTCCTGCTCTCCGTTGACACCCAGAACTCTGCCAACCCCCGCTTACGATTCGCTTCAGGTGCCCTTACCGGCGTCCTCGACCGCTTCCGACGGCTCGGTCATCGGGATCGGCAGCGCCTGCGCGGCGAGCGTGCCGCCGCCGGCGGAGTGGGCCGGCGCGGGGCGCTCGCCGACCCGGCTGTGCAGGCGTCCGCGCCCCGCCGGCCCGGCCCGCCGGGTCACCTCGACGGTCACCATCCGCACCGGCGGTCCGGGCTCGGTGAACCGGCCGACGCCCCAGCGCACCCAGAGCGGAATCCGGCCGGCGTCGGCCTCGGCGAGCAGCTTGCGCACCGTGCGCGCCCGGTCGGTGTGGTCCACCTCTACCACCACCGGCGGGCCGTCCGGCCGGGCGCACGCCACGTCGAGGACGGACTGCCGCTGCTCGAGTGGCGGTGGCAGCGGCAGCACGCTGGGCGCGCGCCGGTAGACCCGCCAGCCCCGCGCCTCGGCCCACCGCGCCACCGAGTCGATCACCAGTGCGGTGACCTGGTCGGTGTCCAGGTCGACGAAGGTCACCTCGGCCAGCCAGCGGCCCAGGTCGGCGGCCAACCGCTCACCGTCCGCCGTGACCTCCACCGGCGCAGGATACGCCTCAGACGACGGCGGTCGCGCTCCCGGTGAGGTGCCGGGTCAACCAGGCGGTGGTGGCCGTCCGCGCCGCCTCGACGTTGGCGCGCGCCAGGAAGTCGTGCCCCTCACCGGCGAGCACCAGGTGCCCGTGCGGGACGCCCCGCGCCGCCAACGCGGCGGCGACCTGGGCCGACTCGCCGGCCGGCACGTTCGTGTCGTTGGCGCCGTGGATCAGCAGCAGCGGCACGTCGAGCCGGTCGATGTGGGTCAGTGGCGACAGGTCGCGCAGCAGCTCGGCGTCGCGCACCGGGTCGCCGTACTTGCTGACCGCCGCGGCGGCGATCCACGGCTCGGTGCCGGCGAAGAAGGTGCGGAAGTCGGAGATGCCGCACTCGGCCACCCCGGCGGCGAACAGCCCGGGGAACCGGGCCAACACCGCGAGAACCAGGTATCCGCCGTAGGAACGGCCCAGACAGCCGAGCTGGCCGGGCCGGGCGACGCCGGTGTCGACGAGGAAGTCGGCGCAGGCCGCCACGTCGGCGATGGCCGCGTACCGGCCGGCGAGGTTGTCGGCGGTGACGAAGGAGCGACCGAATCCGGATGATCCCCGGACGTTGGGCGCGAAGACCGCGACGCCCTGCGCCACCAGCGCCTGGAACAGCGGTTGGTAACCCGGGCGCTCCTGCGCCTCCGGGCCGCCGTGCAGGCTGATCGCCGTCGGCCAGGGACCCCGACCCGCCGGCCGGTACAGCCACCCGGAGAGCGGCAGCCCGTCGCGGGCACGCAGATCGACGAGCTGTGGGGCGACGCCCCGGTCGGTCGTACCGGCAGCACTGGCGGGCGGGCGCAGCGGGCGCGGCGTCGGGGTCGACGGGTCGACCAGCCAGACCCGCCTGGGCCGCACCGGCCCCTGCGCGGTGAGGCAGAGCAGGCCGCCGTGGGCGGCGAAGACGACGTCGTCGAGCACCTCACCGGGGGCGGCGACCGCCCGCTGCACGCCGGCGGCGACGTCGAGCAGGCTCAGCTCGCCGCGCCCGCCGTAGGTGTTCCACAGCAACGCCGCCCGCCGCCGGTCGGCGGACGGGACGGCCTGCTCCAGCTCGGCGTCCGGTCGCGAGGCGAGCCGGGTCGGCGGCGCGTCCGGGCGGTTCGGGTCGACGAGGACCAGCGCGGCCAGCTCGCTGAACACGTCGGTGCGGGCCAGCACGCCGGTGCCGTCCGGGCCGAACCACCCCTGGTCGGTGGTGCCCTGCCCGGTGTCCGGGAGCAGTCGCCGCCGGTGCCCGCTGGCCACGTCGAGCAGTTCCAGCCAGCGGGCGTTGCGGGGGCCACGACGCAGCAGCGCGGTCCGGGCGTCCGGGGTGACGTCCAGCAGGGTGAGCAGGTCGCCCTCGGCGAGCACGCGGCGGTGCCCGGTGTCCGCGTCGACCAGGACCGCCGCACCCCGCTCGGCGCTCTCGGTGACCAGCATCGTCGCGCTCGCGGGCAGCCAACCGGCGAGCGTCGCGCTGCGCCGACCGAGCCCGGCCACCTGGCGGCGGCCGGTGCCGTCCGGACGCAGCACCCACAGCTCGGTCCGGGGCGCCCCGCCGGGGGCGACGACGCACCCCAACCACCGTCCGTCCGGGGACCAGCTCACCGCCAGCACCGGTTCGTCGCCGACGGGCAGCGCGACGGCCGCGCCGGTCGCGACGTCGGCGACCCAGACGCCCGGCGCGCCGGCCCGGTCGGAGATGAACGCCACCCGGTCGCCGTCCGGGGAGGGCGCTGGCGCGAAGTCTTGGACGACGGGCCGCGGTGGGCGCGATCCGGCCGTCCTGGTCCGGTGGGCGCGGGTGGGCACCCCGGTCTGCACGGTCATCTAGACCCCGATCCGCTGCAACCAGAGCTCCAGCAGCCCGAGCTGCCAGAGCGCGTTGGAACCCAGTGTGGTCCGCCGGGCGTTCGGCGCGTCCAGCAATTCCTCCAGGTAGTCCTTGCCGAACAGGCCCCGCTCGCGGGCCGGACGGGCGGTCAGCGCGTCCCGGACGTCGTCGAGCAGCGGGCCGGACAGGTGCCGGATGGCGGGCACCGGGAAATAGCCCTTCGGACGGTCGATCACCTCGTCCGGGACGATGCCCCGGCTGCCCGCCTTGAGCACGCCCTTGCCGCCCTGGGCCAGCTTGAGCGCGGGTGGGCAGGCGGCGGCCAGCTCGACGACCTCGTGGTCGAGGAACGGCACCCGGGCCTCCAGCCCCCAGGCCATCGTCATGTTGTCGACCCGCTTGACCGGGTCGTCGACGAGCATCACCAGGCTGTCCAGGCGCAGCGCCGCGTCCAGCGCGGTGTCCGCCCCGGGCGCGCCGAAGTGCGCGGCGACGAACTCCAGGCTGGCGTCGTGGTCGAGCATCCACTCCGGCGCCAGGTGTCCGGCGAGCGCGTCGTGGCGACGGTCGAAGAACACCCGGGCGTACGCCTCCAGGGCGTCCGGGCGGGCCACGTTGGCCAGCGGGGGGTACCAGTCGTAGCCGGCGAATATCTCGTCGGCGCCCTGGCCGGACTGCACCACGCTGATCCGCTGCGACACCTCCTCGGAGAGCAGGTGGAACGCGACGCAGTCGTGGCTGACCATCGGCTCGCTCATCGCCGCGATGGCCCGGTGGACAGCGGGGACGAACCGGTCCGCGCCGATGCGGATCTGCTGGTGGTCGGTGTCGAAGTGGCGGGCCACCAGGTCGGAGTAGTGGAACTCGTCGCCGCTCTCCCCCGCCGCCGCCTCGAACCCGATGCTGAAGGTCGCCAGCCCGGTCTGGCCCTGCTCGGCGAGCAGGGCGACGATCAGGCTGGAGTCCAGACCGCCGGAGAGCAGCACGCCCACCGGCACGTCGGCGACCATCCGGCGGCGTACGGCGGTCCGCAGCGCCGCCATGATCTCCTCCTGCCACTCGGCGGCGGACCTCGCCTCGGCGGCGTCCCGGGTGAACCGCGGCCGCCAGTACGTGGTGTCGGTGCTGCGGCCGTCCGCGGTGATCACCCGCACGGTGGCCGGCGGCAGCTTGCGGACCCCGGCGAGGATGGTCCGCGGCGGCGGCACCACCGAGTGAAAGCTCATGTAGTGGTGCAGCGCCACCGGGTCGAGGTCGGTGTTCACCTCGCCGGCGGCGAGCAGCGCCGGCAGGGTCGAGGCGAAGCGCACCCGGCCCGGCCGCTCGGCCAGGTAGAGCGGCTTGATGCCGAGCCGGTCGCGGGCCAGCACCAGAGTGTGTGTCGCCAGCTCCACCAGGGCGAACGCGAACATCCCGAAGAACCGCTCGACGCAGGCGGTCCCCCACCTGTGGTACGCCTTGAGGATCACCTCGGTGTCGGAGGTGGATCGGAAGGAGTAGCCGAGCCCGGTCAGCTCGTCGCGCAGCTCACGGTAGTTGTAGACGCACCCGTTGAAGACCAGGGCCAGACCCAGTTCGGTGTCGACCATCGGCTGGGCGCCGGAGTCGGACAGGTCGATGATGCGCAGCCTGCGGTGCGCCAGCGCCGCCGGCCCCTGCTGCCACCGACCCTCGCCGTCCGGGCCCCGCGCGGCCAGGACCGGCAGCATCCGCTCCACGGCGGCCAGGTCCGCCGGCATCCCGTCGAACCGGAACTCGCCTCCGAAACCGCACACGTCAGGAACCTCCCCCGAGTAGCCAGGTGTCCTTCGACCCGCCGCCCCGCGACGAGTTGACGATCATGCTGCCGGCCGGGGCCACCCGGGTCAGCGCCGCCGGGGCGACCTCGGCGGTGTCGCCGAGGAAGACGAAGGCGCGCAGGTCGACGTGGCGGGGGGCGAGGGCCGTGCCGTCGAAGACCGGATGGGTGGTGAGCGCGACCATCTCCTGCGCGATCCACCGGTGCGGGGCGGCCAGGATCTGCTCACGGACGGCGTCCAGCTCCTCCGCCTCGGCCCGGGGGCCGATCACCACCCGGTCGCCGCCGTACCCGTCGACCGGTTTCAGCACCAGCTCGTCCAGCCGCCCCAACACCTCGGCCCGCTGCTCGGGCAGCCCGCACAGGTACGTCGGCACGTCGCCCAGCAGCGGCTTCTCCCCCAGGTAGTACTCGATCAGCCGGGGCACGAACGCGTACAGCGCCTTGTCGTCGCCGACCCCGTTGCCCAGCGCGTTGGCGAGTGTCAGCCGCCCGGCGTGCACCGCCGCGAGCAGCGGCCAGCCCAGCGGCACCCCGTCCGCGCCCGGCGCGTGCAGCAGCGCGTCCTCGTCCATCCGCAGGTAGATCACGTCGATCTGGCTGCGCCGCCCCTCCCGGACCAGGTGGACGCGACCCTCCTCGACAAGCAGGTCGCCGCTCTCGGTCAGCGGCACACCCATCTCGTCGGCGAGCAGCCGGTGCTCGAACCAGGCGGGATCGCCGGGGCCGGCGCTGAGCACCACCACGGCGGGCTCCTCGACGGCGGCGGGCGCGGCGGCCAGCAACGCCCGGCGCAGCATCGCCGGTGTCTCCTCGGCGGGCAGCAGGTCCTGCGGCACCGGCAGCTCCGGCACCACCGCCTGGGTCAGCCGGCGGTTCTGCACCGCGTAGCCGATGCCGGACGGCACCCGCAGGTTGTCCTCCAACACGTACCAGGTGCCGTCCGGGTCCCGGACGAGGTCGGTGCCGGAGACCTGGGCCCGGGTGCCCCGCCGCCCCATCAGCGCCCCGGTCGGGCGCAGCCCGGGAGAGGACTCCACCACCCACGACGGCACCACGCCGTCGGCCACCACGGCCCGGTCGGCGTAGACGTCGCGCAGAAAGGCGTCGAGCGCGCGGGCACGTTGCACCAGACCGGCGCCCAGGTCCCGCCAGTCGGCGGCGGCCACCACCCGGGGCACCAGGTCGACCGGGAACAGCCGGGTGCTCGCCTCGCCGGCCACGCTGAACGTCACTCCCCGGGCGCGTTGCTCCTCGTCCCGGTCGTGCTCCCGTTGCCGGAGGGTGACCGCGCCGAGGTTCCGTAGCGCCGCGAGCATCGGGCCCACCGCCGGCTGCGGGCCGGCCGGTCCGAAGACCTCGTCGCCGGCGCTGGCGTACGTGGGCAGCGCGGGCGGCGGCGGCGCGCCGAGCAACGGCGCCGCCGCCCTGCCCCGGGTCTCGTCGAGCAGCAGGTCGACCACGTCGGCCAGTCGACCGCGCCGCTCGTACGCCCGCCGCTGCCGTGCCGCCGAGCTGCCGCGGTCCAGCGCGTACCGGGCCAACTCGCTGACCTGCTCCCAGTCGCCGGTCGCGGTGAGCTGCGGGCGCAGGTCGGTCACCAGGCGGCGGACCGCCTCGGCGGCCGGCACCGGTCGCGCCGACCGGGGCAGGTCGAGCAGGTCACCCTCCAGCCCCGAGCGGGCGGCCCGCCACACGGCGGCGCGCAGCACCGGTGGTCGTACCGCGGTCCGCTCCACCCCGGCGCGCAGGGCGGCGACCTCCCGCCGCACGAGCGCCCGGAACAGGCCGGTGAGCAGGACGACCGTCTCCACGTCCGGGTTGGCGTCGGTGATCCGCAGCTCCACGGTGGGCACGTGCGCGGACGGCCGGACGTCGAAATAGATCATCGCCGGATCGGTGATGGTGCCGGAGGAGATCAGCTCGGACACCAGCGCCTCGTGGTCCGCCGCGCTGGTCACCTCGCCCGGGTCACCCGCCGTGGGCCAGCGCTGCCAGACCAGCGACCGGACGCTCGCATAGCCGCTGTCCTGGCCCATCCAGTACGGCGAGCTGGTGGAGAGGGCGAGCAGCACCGGCAGCCACGGCTGGACCCGGCGGGTGACCGCCACCGCGAGATCCCGGTCGGCCACACCGACGTGCACCTGCGCGCCGCAGATCAGTTGCTCCCGGGCGAGGAGTTGATATTCGTCGACCATCCGCCGGTAGCGCGAGGTGGGGGTGACGCTCGGGTCGCCGTCGGCGCGCAGCGGCACCGTGCCGGCCCCCACGATGCCCAGGTCGATCCGGTCGGCGACCTGGACCGCCATCTGACGCAGCCCGGTCAGCTCGGCGCGGATCTCGTCCAGGGTGCGGCAGACGGCGGTGTTGGTCTCCACCACGCTGCGGTGCAACTCGGCGGTGAACGAGGCCGCCGGCAACCGGTCGAGCAGCTCCCCGGCGCGGGGCGCCAGCTCCCGGGTGTGCCTGTCGACGACGTGGAACTCCTCCTCCACGCCGATGGTGGCCAGATCCGCGGGGTCGTCGTCGAGTGCCACTGCCGCGCTGGTGCGGGGCGCGGGCGGTGTCCGACCGTTACCCGAGGGCCGCGGCGGCCCGTCGACGGTGGACGCGTTGGTGGTGTTGTCGGCCATCCTCACCCCAGTTCGCGTGTCGGTGGTGTCGGCTGTCCGACGAGCGTTCCCAGGTTTGGTACCGAGACTGTTTCCGCCGCGTTAAGGTGACGCGCCGTTCTGGCCGGGCTGCGGTCCGCAGCGGAGGGACGACGGCAGGAAGGGGCGGTGGACCGGTCAGCCAGTTGCCTGGCGCACCGGTCCGCCGCCCCTACGACCTGCCCGCTCCGCGCGGGATCGTCGAGGTCACCTCATGTTGGACACCACGAACGGCGCGTGTCCGTGCAGGTAGTTGGTCCACCCGCCGGTCACCGGCGCGCCGGGGCTGAGCAGGTTGGTGGTGTCGGTGCCGACGTCGAGCTTCCACGCCGTCCAGGAGATGCCGTTCGCCCTCATCCAGTCGATCCAGGACTGCGCCTCGGGCAGGCAGGCCCGGCCGTCGAGGCCGCCGTCGGCGTTGCTGGCGCCCCACTCGGTGACGAAGAGGGCCAGGCCCGCGCGGATCGCGGCGTCCCCCTTGGCGCGCAGCGCCGCGCCGTGCGTGCACGAGTAGAAGTGCAGTGTGTACATCAGGTTGGTGCCGCTGACCGGGCTGGCCGCCGCCACGTCCACGTCCTGTGACCAGGTCGGGGTGCCGAGCACCACGATGTTGTCCGGGTCGGCGGCGCGGATCGCGGAAACCACCGCCTGGTGGTACGGCTTGATCACGCTGGTCCAGCTGACCTGCAACGGCTCGTTGTACGGCTCCCAGATGACGTTGGGCAGGTGACCGTAGCGGCGGGCCAGGTCACCGAAGAACGCCACCGCCTGGGACTGGTTGTGCTGCGCCTCGTGGGCGTGCCAGTCGACGATCACGTAGACCCCCGCGGTGACCGCGTTGTTGATGATGGTCTCCACCTGCGTACGCGCCCTGTTCGGGTCGCTGAGGTAGGCGCCCGCCGGCTCCACGCCCATGGCCGCGCGGATCACCTGCAGGTTCCAGTTGTCGCGCATCCAGCGCAGCGCGGAGAGGTTCTCGGCGTACGGGGCGGTCTCCCAGTTCAGCCACATGCTGCTGATGCCGCGCAACTGCACCCGCGCACCGGTCTTGTCGCACATCGTCGTACCGCAGACCCGAAGCTGGCCGTGCCGCTCGACCGGCGTGCCGGTGGCCGGTGGTGGGGTGGTCGTCGGCGGCGGGGTGGTCGGTGGGGTGCCGCCGGCGCAGGAGGCGCCGTTGACAGTGCAGTTCAGTGGCGTGCCGGTGCCGTTGACGAGGAAGCCGAACGAGGTCGACGCCCCGGCGGCGAGGGTGCCGTTCCAGGACACGTTGGCGAACGTGTAGTGGCTGCCGGAGGCCGTCTGCTGGGCGTTCCACGACTGCGTGACGCTCGACGAGGACGGCAGGTCGAACTCGACGCGCCAGCCGGTGATCTGGGCCGAGGTGTTGTTGGTGACGGTGACCTGGCCCTGGTAGCCGTTGCCCCAGTTGTTCGTCACCGAGAACACGGCGGTCGCCGCGCTCGCCGGTGCGGCGGTGACCACTGCCACCCCGCCGGCGAGCAGGCCGGCGACGGCCAGCGTGGTGACAAGTCTCAGTGTGCGCATGCTGAACCCGCTTCGGATCGACGGTGGTGGTCTGCGGCGGGGCGGCGCCTTGGCGCACCATATCGATCAATGACGATGACGACAAGGCGGGGTGGCTGTTCGGCGGCCGGGCCGCGGCGCGCGCCCGCCGCAGCGGAGCTAGCCGCGCGCGGCGCCCAGCGGCTTGGTGCAGAGCACGTCCGGCTGGGGCAGGTAGCCCAGCGCCCGCCAGAACCCCAACGCCACCGTGTCCTGCGGCAGGACCAGCAGGTTGACCCGGGGGCAACCCAACGCGGTGAACCGCTTCTCCAGCTCGGTGACCAGCAGCGTGGCCAGGCCCCGCCTGCGGTACGTCGGGTCCACGGCCAGCCGCAGGATCATCCCGCGCCGGCCGTCGTAGGTGCCCAGCACGACTCCGGCGAGCACCTGGTCGACCTCGGCGACCAGGAACAGCTGCGGGTCCCGGGTCAGCTTGGCCGCCAACTCCGGGCGGGGCAGCACGTCACGACCCGTCGCGGTCCACAACCGCGCGACACCGTCGTAGTCCTGCCAGCCGAACTCGCGAATGTGCGCCATGCCGCCTCCCCGCCAGGTGCCGACGGTCGTCGCACCGCCGACCATGACGCTACGTGACCGCTGGCCGGGCCGGTGCTCCGGCGTAGCGTGGGGCGCATGCGAACCACCACGTTGGGCAGTGCAGGTCCGGAGGTCGGCGTCATCGGTCTCGGGTGCATGGGCATGAGCCACGGGTACGACACCAGCGGTCCCCGCGACGACGACACCTCGATCTCGGTCGTCCGACAGGCCCTCGACCTGGGCGCGACGCTGATCGACACGTCCGACGTGTACGGGCCGTACACCAACGAGGAGCTGGTCGGGCGGGCGTTGACCGGTGGGCACCGGGAGCGGGCCGTGCTCGCGACGAAGGTCGGGCTGGTGGCGACCTCCCGCACGGGCGGTCCCGGCAACTCGCCGACGACCGGCAACAACGGCCGCCCGGAGCACATCCGCGCGGCGATCGACGCGAGCCTGCGCCGGCTCGGCACCGACCACGTCGACCTCTACCAGCTGCACCGGGTCGACCCGGAGGTGCCCATCGAGGAGTCCTGGGGCGCGCTGGCGGAGGTGGTGGCCGCGGGCAAGGCGCGGCACATCGGGCTCTCCGAGGTGACGGTGGCCCAGATCGCGCGCGCCCAGGCGGTGCACCCGGTGGCGTCGGTGCAGTCCGAGCTGTCGCTGTGGACCCGCGACCCGCTGGCCGAGGTGCTGCCGTACTGCGCCGAGCAGGGCATCGCCTTCCTGCCGTTCTCCCCGCTCGGGCGCGGCTTCCTCGCCGGTCGTTTCGCCTCGTTCGACGACCTGCCCGCCGACGACTTCCGACGCGGCCTACCGCGCTTCCAACAGGACGCGCTGCGGGCCAACCTCGCCATCGTCGCGAGGGTGCGGGAAATCGCCGGCCGGGCCGGGGTGAGCCCCGCGCAGGTCGCGCTCGCCTGGGTGATCGCCCAGGGCGACCGGGTCATCCCGATCCCCGGCACGAAGACGCCGAAATACCTGGTGGACAACTGCGCCGCCGGCGATGTGCGGCTCAGCGCCGAGGACCTGACCGACCTGGACGCGCTGCCGGCGCCGCAGGGCGGCCGCTACTGAGCGCCAGCACGTAGCCGCCCCGCCCCCGGTCGCGGATGTCGGGGCACGCACCGCGGCCGGGGGGCGCTCGTCACCCCGCGTAAGGCATCCTAGGAACCTAGTGAACGACGCTGACGGCACTGCGGCCCCGCCGATCTCCTGACGCCTCTGACGATCGATCTCCTCACCCGCCGTAGGCTTGGCAGCGATGACGCCAGCAGCCACCGCGTCGAAATCGGTACCGGTGGGGACAGATCGGCACGTGCGGGAGGTCCACGCGTGACGCACGGTGACGCGGAACTGGTGGCGCTCGCCCAAGCGGGTGACCCGGCGGCGCTCGGCGCGCTGCTGAGCCGGCACGAAGCCGGGATGCGGGCCGTCGCGCTGAGCGTCCTCGGCTACGGCCCGGACGCCGAGGACGCCGTGCAGGACGCCGTGGTGGTGGCGGTGCGTCGCATCGGCGAGGTCCGCGACCCGGCGGCCGTCGGCCCGTGGCTGCGTACCGTCGTGCGCAACACCAGCAGGATGGCGCTACGCCGACCCCGGGCGGTCCCGGTCGCCGAGCCGGAGTGGTTCGCCCGCCCCGCCGACGACCCCACCCCGGAGGAGGCGCTGGACCGGACCGCGCTACGCGACTGGGTCTGGCACGCCCTCGGGCAACTGTCCGAGACCGACCGGCTCGTCACCATGCTCCGCCATTTCAGCGACGCGTCCTCGTACCACGAGATCGCGGCCCTGTGTGGCGTCCCGGTCGGCACCGTCCGCAGCCGCCTCAGCCACGCCCGTCGGGCTCTCGCCGACGGGCTGCGCGCGGCCACCAGCGCCGCGCACACCGACGTCGCCGCGTCGCGCGCGTCGCGGTGGCGGGAGGGCAGCGACGTGATCGCCGCCGCGATGCACGGCGACTTCGCCCGGGTAATCCGGGACAGGTGGTGGCCGGAGGCCGAGATGATCGTTCCGGGCGGCCGCCGGGGCGGCCGCGACCTGGCGATCGCCGGCATGGACTCCGACCTGGCCGCCGGGGTTCGTCAGCGGCTGCGCAACGTGGTGGCCAGCGGCGACGTGCTGATCTGGGAGACCGACCTGATCAGCCCGCCGGACGACCCGGAGCACTGCCCGCCCGCGGCGCTGTGGTTGCAGATCCTGCGCGAGGGCCGGGTGCGCCGGATGACGCTCTTCCACCCGGCGCCGGCGCTGGTCTAGAAAAAGATTCGCCCGGCGAGCGAACTTCTCCCCCGGCCCGCGCATCTGGTCCGCGTCAGGCACCAGTCGCCGTGTCGGCGGACGCCGCGCGGATCTCGGATCGGGAGAGCAACAATGAGTTCCACCAGCCACGACGTCAGCGCCCTCGCGCCGGGCGCGCACACCATCACCGTCGACGGCGTGTCGCAGGTCTACCACGTCGCCGGCACCGGCCCAGTCTGCGTGGCGCACTCCGGCGGGCCGGGCATCGAGTGGGCCTACCTGCGCGCGCCCCGCCTGGAGGAGCACTTCACGATGGTGTACCTGGAGCCGGTGGGCACGGGCGCCTCGGGGCGGCTCGACAATCCCACCGATTACCGTATGGACACGTATGTCCGGTTCCTCGACGCTGTCGTCGCGCACCTCGGCGAGCCCCATGTGTATCTCCTCGGGCACTCGTACGGCGGGTTCGTCGTCCAGCGGTACGCCCTCGACCACCCCGACCGGGTCGCCGGTCTCGCCCTGTACGACACCTCACCCGTCACCGGGGCCGAGTTCTGGGCCGAGGCGGTGGCCGGTGTCGCCGCGTACCCGCAGCGGCACCCGGACCGACCGGAGGCGGCGGCGATCCCGGCAGCCTTCGATCAGCTCCACGCGGCGACCGACGACGAGTCGTTGGGCGCCGCGCTGCGCGCCGTCCTGCCGGTGTACCTCGCGGACTTCTGGGGCCGACAGCACGAATTCGCCCCGCTCCAGGCCGGCGTCCGGATCTGGGCGACGCCGGCCACCGCCCAGGACCCGACCCCCTTCGACGTTCGGGACAGGCTCGGTGAGATCACCGCGCCCGCCGTGGTGATCGTCGGGGCGTACGACTTCATCTGCGGCCCGCGCTGGGCGGAGCAGTTGCACGCGGGGCTCACTGACTCGCGGCTGGTCGTGCTGGAGCGCAGCGGGCACTTCGCCCACATCGAGCAGCCGGCGGAGTTCACCGAGGCGGTCGTCGGGCTGCTCCGGCGCTGACCCTCGTCGCCCGGAAGGTCGGTCCGTCACAGCGGGCACACCCGGGTCCGCTGCCGCGTTGCACGGTCATAGGCTGGGGCACTTTGGTGCACCGTGACGAGGAGGAGACCGCCGTGAGCCAGACCGAGCGGATGGATTCCGTCGACGAATGGAACGTCGCCGAGGACGACGGCGTCCTGGACGCCTCGGACACGCTCGACGACGACCGGGTGGGTGACCCGCTCGACACCGGCATCGTCGC
It contains:
- a CDS encoding aldo/keto reductase, which produces MRTTTLGSAGPEVGVIGLGCMGMSHGYDTSGPRDDDTSISVVRQALDLGATLIDTSDVYGPYTNEELVGRALTGGHRERAVLATKVGLVATSRTGGPGNSPTTGNNGRPEHIRAAIDASLRRLGTDHVDLYQLHRVDPEVPIEESWGALAEVVAAGKARHIGLSEVTVAQIARAQAVHPVASVQSELSLWTRDPLAEVLPYCAEQGIAFLPFSPLGRGFLAGRFASFDDLPADDFRRGLPRFQQDALRANLAIVARVREIAGRAGVSPAQVALAWVIAQGDRVIPIPGTKTPKYLVDNCAAGDVRLSAEDLTDLDALPAPQGGRY
- a CDS encoding carboxylate--amine ligase/circularly permuted type 2 ATP-grasp protein; this encodes MADNTTNASTVDGPPRPSGNGRTPPAPRTSAAVALDDDPADLATIGVEEEFHVVDRHTRELAPRAGELLDRLPAASFTAELHRSVVETNTAVCRTLDEIRAELTGLRQMAVQVADRIDLGIVGAGTVPLRADGDPSVTPTSRYRRMVDEYQLLAREQLICGAQVHVGVADRDLAVAVTRRVQPWLPVLLALSTSSPYWMGQDSGYASVRSLVWQRWPTAGDPGEVTSAADHEALVSELISSGTITDPAMIYFDVRPSAHVPTVELRITDANPDVETVVLLTGLFRALVRREVAALRAGVERTAVRPPVLRAAVWRAARSGLEGDLLDLPRSARPVPAAEAVRRLVTDLRPQLTATGDWEQVSELARYALDRGSSAARQRRAYERRGRLADVVDLLLDETRGRAAAPLLGAPPPPALPTYASAGDEVFGPAGPQPAVGPMLAALRNLGAVTLRQREHDRDEEQRARGVTFSVAGEASTRLFPVDLVPRVVAAADWRDLGAGLVQRARALDAFLRDVYADRAVVADGVVPSWVVESSPGLRPTGALMGRRGTRAQVSGTDLVRDPDGTWYVLEDNLRVPSGIGYAVQNRRLTQAVVPELPVPQDLLPAEETPAMLRRALLAAAPAAVEEPAVVVLSAGPGDPAWFEHRLLADEMGVPLTESGDLLVEEGRVHLVREGRRSQIDVIYLRMDEDALLHAPGADGVPLGWPLLAAVHAGRLTLANALGNGVGDDKALYAFVPRLIEYYLGEKPLLGDVPTYLCGLPEQRAEVLGRLDELVLKPVDGYGGDRVVIGPRAEAEELDAVREQILAAPHRWIAQEMVALTTHPVFDGTALAPRHVDLRAFVFLGDTAEVAPAALTRVAPAGSMIVNSSRGGGSKDTWLLGGGS
- a CDS encoding GNAT family N-acetyltransferase; translated protein: MAHIREFGWQDYDGVARLWTATGRDVLPRPELAAKLTRDPQLFLVAEVDQVLAGVVLGTYDGRRGMILRLAVDPTYRRRGLATLLVTELEKRFTALGCPRVNLLVLPQDTVALGFWRALGYLPQPDVLCTKPLGAARG
- a CDS encoding sigma-70 family RNA polymerase sigma factor, whose translation is MTHGDAELVALAQAGDPAALGALLSRHEAGMRAVALSVLGYGPDAEDAVQDAVVVAVRRIGEVRDPAAVGPWLRTVVRNTSRMALRRPRAVPVAEPEWFARPADDPTPEEALDRTALRDWVWHALGQLSETDRLVTMLRHFSDASSYHEIAALCGVPVGTVRSRLSHARRALADGLRAATSAAHTDVAASRASRWREGSDVIAAAMHGDFARVIRDRWWPEAEMIVPGGRRGGRDLAIAGMDSDLAAGVRQRLRNVVASGDVLIWETDLISPPDDPEHCPPAALWLQILREGRVRRMTLFHPAPALV
- a CDS encoding cellulase family glycosylhydrolase, which encodes MRTLRLVTTLAVAGLLAGGVAVVTAAPASAATAVFSVTNNWGNGYQGQVTVTNNTSAQITGWRVEFDLPSSSSVTQSWNAQQTASGSHYTFANVSWNGTLAAGASTSFGFLVNGTGTPLNCTVNGASCAGGTPPTTPPPTTTPPPATGTPVERHGQLRVCGTTMCDKTGARVQLRGISSMWLNWETAPYAENLSALRWMRDNWNLQVIRAAMGVEPAGAYLSDPNRARTQVETIINNAVTAGVYVIVDWHAHEAQHNQSQAVAFFGDLARRYGHLPNVIWEPYNEPLQVSWTSVIKPYHQAVVSAIRAADPDNIVVLGTPTWSQDVDVAAASPVSGTNLMYTLHFYSCTHGAALRAKGDAAIRAGLALFVTEWGASNADGGLDGRACLPEAQSWIDWMRANGISWTAWKLDVGTDTTNLLSPGAPVTGGWTNYLHGHAPFVVSNMR